ACTTCTGGTTCTGTCTGATGAGGCTGAGGTAGCCGTTGTTCAGCACCACAACTACAATGGGGATGCCGTAATGGCACGCCATTGCGAGTTCCTCGCCGCGGAAAGAAAACCCGCCGTCGCCCACAATGGAGCAGACCGTCGCCTCGGGCTTCGCGATCTTGGCCCCCACAGCCGCAGGGACCTCGTAACCAAGGGTCCCCGCCCCGCCGGACTGCAGGTACCGCCCGGGCTTTGAGATCTTCTGGAATTGCCCCGACCATATCTGAACCAGGCCGCACCCGACGGTGAATATGGCGTCATCGTCGAAGAACCGGTTGATCTCAGCGAACAGCCTCTGGGGCTTGATCGGCCACCCATCGTAGTCCAGGAATCGCGCGGACTCCTCGCGGAGGGTGGGTATGTCGGCGACCCATCCTGCGGCCTCGCGTTTCGCCGTCCTCTCGCGGGCGGCCTCGAGCAAAGCCTCCAAGGCCAGCTTGGCATCGGAGACAATGCCCAAGTCGGCTGGGATGATCCTGCCGATCTGAGTGGGTTCCACGTCGACGTGGATGAACTTCCTGCCTCGTGTGTATGTCGCGAGCCCGCCTGTGTGGCGGTCACTGAACCTGCACCCTACTCCGAGCACAAGGTCTGACTGGAGGAACGCCCGGTTCCCGAAAGGTGTGTTGCACTGGATCCCAACCTGCCCGCAGTAGAGCGGGTGGTCGGGGGACATGCCTCCTTTGCCCATGTAGGTGGTGACCACAGGGATCGAAAGGTACTCGGCAAACTGCCGGAGTTCCTCTGTAGCTCCCGACAATATCACGCCCCCGCCCAGAAGGATCACCGGCGACTGGCTTGCGAGGATCATCTCGATGGCCCGTTCGATCTTCTTGGGGTCGGGCTTTGGATTCTCCCATGCCAAAGGTGCGTCCAAATCTGGGTCGTAATCGATCTCCTCCATCTGGACATCGAGGGGTAGATCGATGAGGATCGGCCCGGGTCTTCCCTGCCTCGCAATTCGAAACGCCTCGCGCATGATCCCTGGAAGCCTCGCAGGCTCGGTTATACACCACGACCCCTTGACCACTGGGCGCGCAATGGTCGCGATGTCCACACACTGAAATGACTCCTTGCCCAGCTGAGCACGGACATTCTGCCCGGTGATCGCCACAATCGGAATGGAGTCGATTTGTGCGGTGTAGAGACCGGTAACGAAGTTAGTTGCTGCAGGGCCGGAGGTGGCGACACAGCAAGCCATCTTGCCGCTCGCCCGGGCATATCCGATGGCCGCGTGCGCCGCCCCTTCTTCGTGCCTGGCTATGTAGTGTTTGATCTGGTTGGATTGCCCAAGGTACTTGTAGAACGGGTTGATGCCGGCGCCGGGAATCCCGAAGGCCACGTCCACGCCCTCACTCTCCAGGATCTTCACAGCCACCTCTGCCGCTCTCATATGATTGCACCCCTCTCCTTGTACTCAATCAGATTCCCGCAATGAGCTGCACACTACGGGATAGCCGCTCCGCAATGTCCACCACATGACGGACAACTGCCGCAATTCTCTCATCGGTCAGCCGTGAAGCCGGACCTGAAATGCTGACCGCCGCGACAGGCAGACCGGGCCCTCCGAAGATCGGGGCGGCCACACACCTCACACCTTCCTCGCGCTCCTCGTCGTCGAGGGCAAATCCATTGCATCGCACGCGTCCAAGCTCAGCGCGGAGAGAGTCGAAGGCGGTAATCGTGTTCCTGGTGAATCTCTCCAATGTCTGC
The nucleotide sequence above comes from Bacillota bacterium. Encoded proteins:
- a CDS encoding thiamine pyrophosphate-binding protein, yielding MRAAEVAVKILESEGVDVAFGIPGAGINPFYKYLGQSNQIKHYIARHEEGAAHAAIGYARASGKMACCVATSGPAATNFVTGLYTAQIDSIPIVAITGQNVRAQLGKESFQCVDIATIARPVVKGSWCITEPARLPGIMREAFRIARQGRPGPILIDLPLDVQMEEIDYDPDLDAPLAWENPKPDPKKIERAIEMILASQSPVILLGGGVILSGATEELRQFAEYLSIPVVTTYMGKGGMSPDHPLYCGQVGIQCNTPFGNRAFLQSDLVLGVGCRFSDRHTGGLATYTRGRKFIHVDVEPTQIGRIIPADLGIVSDAKLALEALLEAARERTAKREAAGWVADIPTLREESARFLDYDGWPIKPQRLFAEINRFFDDDAIFTVGCGLVQIWSGQFQKISKPGRYLQSGGAGTLGYEVPAAVGAKIAKPEATVCSIVGDGGFSFRGEELAMACHYGIPIVVVVLNNGYLSLIRQNQK